In Phacochoerus africanus isolate WHEZ1 chromosome 2, ROS_Pafr_v1, whole genome shotgun sequence, one DNA window encodes the following:
- the TAAR8 gene encoding trace amine-associated receptor 8, translated as MTSSNLSQADVVQLCFENVTRSCLKTPYSSGSRVILYLVLGFGSLLAVFGNVLVMTSVLHFKQLHSPANFLIASLACADFLVGVTVMPFSMVRSVESCWYFGATFCALHSCCDAAFCYSSLFHLCFISIDRYVAVTDPLVYPTKFTASVSGLCISISWVLPLVYSGAVFYTGVSDDGMEGFVSALNCVGGCQIVVNQDWVLIDFLLFFIPTLIMITLYSKIFLVAKQQAVKIEHPGRRAESESYKARVAKRERKAAKTLGITVMAFMISWLPYTIDTLIDAYMGFITPAYIYEICCWCAYYNSAINPLIYASFYPWFRKAIKVILSGGLFQNSSSTMSLFSE; from the coding sequence ATGACCAGCAGCAATCTTTCCCAAGCCGACGTTGTGCAGCTGTGCTTCGAGAATGTGACTAGATCTTGTCTTAAAACTCCCTACTCATCTGGATCGCGGGTGATCCTGTACCTAGTGCTTGGCTTTGGGTCTTTATTGGCCGTATTTGGAAACGTCTTGGTCATGACTTCAGTCCTTCACTTCAAGCAGCTGCATTCTCCAGCCAACTTCCTCATCGCCTCTCTGGCCTGCGCTGACTTTCTGGTGGGAGTGACCGTGATGCCCTTCAGCATGGTCAGGTCCGTGGAGAGCTGCTGGTACTTTGGAGCCACTTTTTGTGCCCTTCACAGCTGCTGTGATGCAGCGTTTTGCTACTCTTCCCTCTTCCACCTGTGCTTCATCTCCATCGACAGGTACGTGGCTGTCACCGACCCTCTGGTCTATCCCACCAAGTTCACGGCGTCTGTGTCAGGGCTATGCATCAGCATCTCCTGGGTCCTGCCCCTTGTCTACAGCGGTGCTGTGTTCTACACAGGAGTCAGTGACGATGGGATGGAGGGATTCGTCAGTGCTCTCAACTGTGTAGGTGGTTGTCAGATTGTTGTAAATCAAGACTGGGTTTTGATAGATTTTCTGTTATTCTTCATACCTACCCTCATCATGATAACTCTTTACAGTAAGATCTTTCTTGTAGCTAAACAACAAGCCGTAAAAATTGAACATCCTGGCCGCAGAGCAGAATCTGAGAGTTACAAAGCCAGAGTGGCCAAGCGAGAGAGAAAAGCAGCCAAAACCCTGGGTATTACAGTCATGGCGTTTATGATTTCATGGTTGCCATATACAATTGATACATTAATTGATGCTTACATGGGCTTCATAACGCCTGCCTATATTTATGAGATTTGCTGTTGGTGTGCTTattataactcagccataaaccCCTTGATCTATGCTTCATTTTACCCATGGTTTAGGAAAgccataaaagttattttaagtgGGGGTCTTTTTCAGAATAGTTCATCaaccatgagtttattttcagaataa
- the TAAR9 gene encoding trace amine-associated receptor 9, which produces MVDNFSQAEAVEFCYENVNGSCIKTPYSPGPRAILYTVLGLGAVLAVFGNLLVLISILHFKQLHTPTNFLIASLACADFLVGVTVMPFSTVRSVESCWYFGERYCKFHTCFDTSFCFASLFHLCCISIDRYVAVTDPLTYPTKFTISVSGICIVLSWFFSVTYSFSIFYTGANEEGIEELVVALTCVGGCQAPLNQNWVLLCFLLFFIPTVAMVFLYGKIFLVAKYQARKIESTASQAQTSSESYKERVAKRERKAAKTLGIAVAAFLVSWLPYIIDAVIDAYMNFITPSYVYEILVWCVYYNSAMNPLIYAFFYPWFRKAIKLIVSGKVLKSNSSTINLFSEEADVD; this is translated from the coding sequence atggtggataATTTCTCCCAAGCTGAAGCTGTGGAGTTCTGCTACGAGAATGTGAATGGCTCCTGCATTAAAACCCCTTACTCACCGGGTCCCCGGGCAATTCTGTACACAGTCCTCGGTCTGGGCGCCGTGCTGGCGGTGTTCGGAAACTTACTGGTCCTTATCTCTATTCTTCACTTCAAACAGCTGCACACACCTACGAACTTCCTGATCGCATCCCTGGCCTGTGCGGACTTCTTGGTTGGAGTGACGGTGATGCCCTTCAGCACAGTGAGGTCTGTGGAGAGCTGCTGGTACTTTGGGGAGCGTTACTGTAAATTTCATACATGTTTCGATACTTCCTTctgttttgcttctttatttcatttatgctGCATCTCTATTGATAGGTATGTTGCTGTTACTGATCCTCTGACCTACCCAACTAAATTTACTATCTCGGTTTCAGGAATATGCATTGTTCTCTCCTGGTTCTTCTCTGTCACTTACAGTTTTTCTATCTTTTACACGGGAGCCAACGAGGAAGGGATTGAGGAGTTGGTCGTCGCTCTCACGTGTGTAGGAGGCTGTCAGGCACCATTGAATCAAAATTGggttctcctttgttttcttctgttctttataCCCACGGTTGCCATGGTGTTTCTATACGGTAAGATATTTTTGGTGGCTAAATATCAGGCCAGGAAGATAGAAAGTACAGCCAGCCAAGCTCAGACCTCCTCCGAAAGTTACAAGGAAAGAGTggcgaagagagagagaaaagctgcTAAAACACTGGGTATTGCCGTGGCAGCTTTTCTGGTCTCTTGGCTCCCATACATCATTGATGCTGTGATTGACGCTTATATGAATTTTATAACTCCTTCTTATGTTTATGAGATTTTAGTGTGGTGTGTTTATTATAATTCAGCGATGAACCCCTTGATATATGCTTTCTTTTATCCTTGGTTTCGGAAAGCAATAAAACTTATTGTGAGCGGCAAAGTCTTAAAAAGTAATTCATcaacaattaatttattttctgaggAAGCAGACGTAGATTGA